In one Nicotiana sylvestris chromosome 8, ASM39365v2, whole genome shotgun sequence genomic region, the following are encoded:
- the LOC104226518 gene encoding protein NONRESPONDING TO OXYLIPINS 2, mitochondrial: MASRCRTLSRPAINLFKSTMNKQSSSSIPTSSFNLPRPFPTLSRPLPQMGCLQSLLPLHSAVSSARLTSCLGIDSKGSRSLSQELGLSVPR; the protein is encoded by the exons ATGGCGTCTCGCTGTCGTACACTCTCAAGACCAGCAATTAACCTTTTCAAATCCACAATGAACAAGCAATCAAGCAGTAGCATACCCACTTCCTCTTTTAACCTCCCTCGCCCATTTCCAACACTCTCAAG GCCATTACCTCAAATGGGCTGTCTTCAATCTCTGCTGCCGCTCCACAGTGCAGTCTCTTCAGCTCGACTCACATCTTGCCTTGGCATTGATTCCAAGGGCTCCAGATCGTTGTCTCAGG AGTTAGGACTCTCAGTGCCGCGATAA